One segment of Chryseobacterium viscerum DNA contains the following:
- a CDS encoding RluA family pseudouridine synthase: MSEDNEDFLDEELLDSNSIENIDIDEENKGLYEHLNITVDSKQEPLRIDKFLLIYRQNSSRNKISQTCRAGNVVVNGTPVKQNYRVKPGDQISVLLTHPPRENVIIPQDIPVNIIYEDDDLVVVDKEAGMVVHPGFGNWDGTLVNALAFHFEKNGAKSDLDRVGLVHRIDKDTSGLLVIAKNEYALSFLAKQFFNRTTKRLYWAFVWGNPQDEEGTIRGHIGRHPKNRMQMSVYEDGSQGKHAVTHYKVLERFKYMTWVECKLETGRTHQIRAHFRHIGHTLFNDERYEGHTPLRGVNLPKYKQFIKNVFEILPRHALHAHTLGFIHPTTKKELYFESPMPKDMADAVKKWRNYLEN; encoded by the coding sequence ATGTCAGAAGATAACGAAGATTTTTTAGATGAAGAATTATTAGATTCCAACAGTATTGAAAACATCGATATTGACGAGGAAAATAAGGGATTGTATGAACATCTTAATATCACTGTTGACAGCAAACAGGAGCCATTAAGAATTGATAAGTTCCTTTTGATCTACAGACAGAATTCTTCAAGGAATAAAATTTCACAAACCTGCAGAGCCGGAAACGTTGTAGTGAACGGTACTCCGGTGAAACAGAATTACCGTGTGAAACCGGGAGATCAGATTTCGGTACTGCTTACCCATCCTCCAAGAGAGAATGTCATTATTCCGCAGGATATCCCTGTAAATATTATTTATGAAGATGATGATCTTGTGGTAGTGGATAAAGAAGCCGGAATGGTGGTACACCCGGGATTCGGAAACTGGGACGGAACATTGGTGAATGCGCTGGCTTTCCATTTTGAAAAGAATGGAGCAAAGTCTGATCTTGATAGAGTAGGGCTTGTTCACAGGATTGATAAAGATACATCCGGACTGCTGGTGATCGCCAAGAATGAGTATGCGTTGAGCTTTCTGGCAAAACAATTCTTCAACAGAACAACCAAAAGACTGTACTGGGCTTTTGTATGGGGAAACCCTCAGGATGAAGAAGGTACAATCAGAGGCCATATCGGAAGACATCCTAAAAACAGAATGCAGATGTCTGTTTATGAAGATGGCAGCCAGGGGAAACACGCTGTAACCCATTATAAAGTCCTTGAAAGATTCAAATACATGACATGGGTAGAATGTAAACTTGAAACGGGAAGAACCCATCAGATCAGGGCGCATTTCAGACATATTGGTCATACTTTGTTTAATGATGAAAGATATGAAGGACACACTCCTTTAAGAGGGGTAAATCTTCCTAAATACAAACAATTTATTAAAAATGTTTTTGAAATTTTACCAAGACATGCCCTTCATGCCCATACCCTCGGATTTATACACCCAACGACTAAAAAGGAATTATATTTTGAGAGCCCAATGCCCAAAGATATGGCGGATGCTGTAAAAAAATGGAGAAATTATTTGGAAAACTAA
- a CDS encoding PASTA domain-containing protein, with protein sequence MLKSLFNWKVLLNLVIAIGVFAGLVWLTFRWLEHHTNHGQEIPVPNIVNKSIHDAVKILDDTGLEYEVDSANYNPKYRPFQVLQVYPAPGSRVKDGRTVHLTVNPRTWAPIAVPDVINKYSGLAFQRLDQVGLKIGDTIYEPSIQKDALLRILYKGNAVNPGARLPRFSVIDVVVGSGPMRNISIPNVVGLTVKEARAVITKSMFEVGLVEHEDGSTDESDIIYYQDPASGDVRDQGMQIDLWASKKTPAELRAKIEQLNSIYRMKVDTSLPPVRYEEVHNEPSYDAPVVPAPVPRRETPKPEVPKPETPKTQTTTSKPAASGTEKPKTSTAAPATGHTAKPAASTTTQQPVQKPKAKKVVVE encoded by the coding sequence ATGCTTAAATCACTTTTCAATTGGAAAGTTTTACTGAATTTAGTAATAGCCATCGGTGTTTTTGCAGGGTTGGTATGGCTCACATTTCGCTGGTTGGAACACCATACAAATCATGGTCAGGAAATACCTGTTCCTAATATTGTTAATAAATCTATACATGACGCTGTTAAAATTTTAGATGATACAGGATTGGAATATGAAGTAGACAGTGCCAATTATAATCCTAAATACAGACCCTTCCAGGTTCTTCAGGTTTACCCTGCACCGGGTTCCCGTGTAAAGGACGGAAGAACAGTACACCTTACAGTAAACCCGAGAACATGGGCTCCGATTGCCGTTCCGGATGTTATCAATAAATATTCAGGGCTGGCGTTCCAGAGACTGGATCAGGTGGGTCTTAAAATTGGAGATACCATTTATGAACCGAGTATTCAGAAGGATGCTCTTTTAAGAATTTTATATAAAGGAAATGCAGTGAATCCAGGGGCACGTTTACCTAGATTCTCAGTTATTGATGTAGTAGTAGGATCAGGACCTATGAGAAATATTTCTATTCCAAATGTAGTAGGACTTACGGTAAAAGAAGCCAGAGCTGTCATTACTAAAAGTATGTTTGAAGTTGGATTGGTAGAGCATGAAGATGGAAGCACAGACGAATCGGATATTATTTATTATCAGGATCCTGCTTCAGGGGATGTTCGTGACCAGGGAATGCAGATTGACCTTTGGGCCAGTAAGAAAACTCCGGCAGAATTAAGAGCAAAAATAGAGCAGCTGAATTCTATTTACCGTATGAAGGTGGATACTTCACTTCCTCCGGTACGATATGAAGAAGTACATAATGAGCCAAGTTATGATGCGCCCGTAGTCCCTGCTCCGGTACCTAGAAGAGAAACTCCAAAACCTGAAGTGCCAAAACCTGAGACTCCTAAGACTCAGACAACGACTTCTAAACCTGCAGCTTCAGGAACAGAGAAGCCTAAAACTTCTACTGCTGCCCCTGCTACAGGACACACAGCTAAACCAGCTGCTTCCACAACGACACAACAGCCTGTTCAAAAGCCAAAAGCTAAGAAGGTAGTCGTAGAATAA
- a CDS encoding D-alanine--D-alanine ligase, with the protein MNKKSVAVVMGGYSDEYVVSLKSGQLIYDSLDRNLYDVYKVVVLKDEWYFLGENDKKYEINRGDFSVTLDNGETLKFDACFNIIHGTPGENGILQAYWDAIGQKYTGCDFYQSALTFNKKDTLAVLSKYGIPSAKSIYLRKGEEINVDEIVSELNLPLFVKPNQSGSSLGISKVKEKSELIAATEIAFKEDNEILIESFLDGMEVSVGVIDFKGETIVLGITEIVPTNEFFDYEAKYEGASEEITPARIDDETTKRVEEIAKRAYNSLGMSGFSRSEYILMNGIPYMLEMNTNPGFSPASILPQQAKHYGISIMDLCGNEVEKALNK; encoded by the coding sequence ATGAACAAAAAAAGTGTTGCCGTAGTAATGGGAGGCTATTCTGATGAATATGTTGTTTCTTTAAAAAGCGGACAATTGATTTATGATTCTTTAGACAGAAATCTCTATGATGTATATAAAGTAGTAGTCCTTAAAGATGAATGGTATTTTTTAGGAGAAAATGATAAAAAATACGAAATCAACAGAGGTGATTTTTCTGTAACATTAGATAATGGAGAAACCTTAAAATTTGATGCCTGTTTCAATATCATCCATGGAACTCCGGGAGAAAACGGAATTCTTCAGGCATACTGGGATGCAATAGGTCAAAAATATACAGGATGCGATTTTTACCAGAGTGCTCTTACTTTCAATAAAAAAGATACTCTTGCCGTATTATCAAAGTATGGAATTCCTTCCGCGAAAAGCATCTATTTAAGAAAAGGGGAAGAAATCAATGTAGATGAGATTGTATCAGAATTAAATCTTCCGTTATTTGTAAAACCCAACCAATCCGGATCTTCTCTGGGAATCTCTAAAGTAAAAGAAAAATCTGAACTGATTGCCGCTACTGAAATTGCATTCAAAGAAGATAATGAAATTCTGATTGAAAGTTTCTTAGATGGAATGGAAGTTTCTGTGGGAGTTATTGATTTTAAAGGAGAAACTATCGTTCTGGGAATTACAGAAATTGTTCCTACCAATGAATTTTTCGATTATGAAGCCAAATATGAAGGTGCTTCTGAAGAAATTACCCCAGCAAGAATTGATGACGAAACCACAAAAAGAGTGGAAGAAATTGCTAAAAGAGCATACAATTCATTAGGAATGAGCGGTTTTTCAAGAAGTGAATATATTTTAATGAATGGAATTCCTTATATGCTTGAAATGAATACCAATCCGGGATTCTCTCCTGCAAGTATTCTTCCACAACAGGCAAAACACTATGGAATTTCTATTATGGATCTTTGTGGAAATGAAGTTGAAAAAGCCCTTAATAAATAA
- the coaD gene encoding pantetheine-phosphate adenylyltransferase translates to MKIAVFPGSFDPITLGHYDIIERAAPLFDKLIIAIGQNSQKKYMFPLEKRMEFIQNSVAEFPNVEVDSFEGLTVDYCFEKNAQYIIRGLRNPADFEFEKAIAHTNRTLAHKKLETVFLLTSSGKSFISSSIVREIITHGGEYELMVPDSVRVER, encoded by the coding sequence ATGAAAATTGCTGTTTTCCCAGGGTCATTTGACCCGATTACACTAGGACATTACGATATTATAGAAAGAGCAGCCCCGCTATTTGATAAATTAATCATCGCCATAGGGCAGAATTCTCAAAAGAAATATATGTTCCCTCTTGAAAAAAGAATGGAATTTATCCAGAATTCCGTAGCAGAATTTCCCAATGTGGAAGTAGATTCATTTGAAGGCTTAACGGTAGACTACTGTTTTGAAAAAAATGCCCAATACATTATCAGAGGGTTAAGAAACCCTGCCGATTTTGAATTTGAAAAAGCGATAGCTCATACCAACAGAACTTTAGCCCACAAAAAACTGGAAACAGTATTTTTACTGACCTCTTCAGGGAAATCTTTCATCAGCAGCAGCATCGTAAGGGAAATTATCACCCACGGCGGTGAGTATGAACTGATGGTTCCTGACTCGGTGAGAGTGGAGAGATAA
- a CDS encoding four helix bundle protein, whose product MMNNFDRIDFNQIFRERTKTFSIAIIKTLSSLPYSDDISIIRKQIIRSATSVAANYRAVSRARSEKEKFTKMCIVVEGIDETQLWLEIIEELEYLNPEKILHLKVECEELVKVMTKYKFKLSQI is encoded by the coding sequence ATGATGAATAATTTTGATAGGATAGATTTTAACCAGATTTTCAGAGAAAGAACAAAAACCTTTTCTATTGCTATCATTAAAACACTTTCTTCATTACCCTATTCGGACGATATTTCAATAATAAGGAAACAAATTATCCGATCAGCCACTTCTGTAGCAGCCAATTACAGAGCGGTATCCCGGGCCAGATCAGAGAAAGAAAAATTCACTAAAATGTGCATAGTAGTCGAAGGAATTGATGAAACTCAACTTTGGCTTGAAATTATTGAAGAATTAGAATATTTAAATCCGGAAAAAATTTTACATTTAAAAGTAGAATGTGAAGAACTTGTAAAGGTTATGACTAAATATAAGTTTAAACTTTCTCAAATTTAA
- a CDS encoding trimeric intracellular cation channel family protein, translated as MHEQFNFAIEVLGTIAFSMSGSFAAMQKRLDPFGVLIIAFVTSVGGGTVRDLLLDIPVFWMHDILMCTLILVTSIFSMIFKSLEKNFKVTLFIFDSFGLGLFTIIGVQKGLNAGIHPMICIALGTITGCFGGIIRDILLNRIPLIFRKEIYATACIVGGAAFLLMTKYTPLSYTFVQVFTIILIVAIRTFAVKYHWQMPKFYGYDQNSEM; from the coding sequence ATGCACGAACAGTTCAATTTTGCCATAGAAGTCCTGGGGACCATTGCTTTTTCCATGTCTGGAAGTTTTGCAGCCATGCAGAAACGGCTTGATCCGTTCGGAGTGCTTATTATTGCATTTGTAACTTCTGTGGGAGGTGGAACTGTAAGAGATCTTTTGCTTGATATTCCTGTATTCTGGATGCATGATATTCTGATGTGTACCCTGATCCTGGTGACCAGCATTTTTTCGATGATATTCAAATCTCTTGAGAAAAACTTTAAAGTAACCTTGTTTATCTTCGACAGCTTTGGTCTTGGATTATTTACCATTATCGGAGTTCAGAAAGGTCTAAATGCGGGTATACATCCTATGATCTGTATTGCATTAGGAACCATAACAGGCTGTTTCGGAGGGATTATCCGGGATATATTGCTCAACAGGATTCCTTTGATATTCAGAAAGGAAATTTATGCTACAGCATGTATTGTGGGAGGAGCAGCATTTCTCCTGATGACCAAATACACTCCGCTTTCTTATACTTTTGTACAGGTTTTTACCATTATACTGATTGTTGCCATTCGAACATTTGCCGTCAAATACCATTGGCAGATGCCTAAATTTTATGGTTATGATCAGAACTCAGAAATGTAA
- a CDS encoding dihydrofolate reductase, producing the protein MTTIVVAMGEKNEIGFDNQLLWHLPKDLKHFKDITSGHPIIMGRKTYESIGKPLPNRTNIVVSRKKDWFEEGILIVGSIKEALKFAKKIDEEVFVIGGGNIYEQTMDVVDKLEVTLVKADLEADTFFPKIDPKIWKKTNEICHDKDEKNGYDFCFQTFEKIKKEA; encoded by the coding sequence ATGACAACAATAGTGGTGGCAATGGGAGAGAAAAATGAAATTGGTTTTGATAATCAGTTGCTTTGGCATCTTCCTAAAGATTTAAAACATTTTAAAGATATTACTTCAGGGCATCCGATTATAATGGGAAGAAAAACATATGAAAGTATTGGGAAACCTCTTCCGAATCGTACCAATATTGTTGTGTCAAGAAAAAAAGACTGGTTTGAGGAAGGAATCCTTATTGTAGGAAGCATTAAGGAAGCATTGAAGTTTGCTAAAAAGATTGATGAAGAAGTTTTTGTTATCGGTGGAGGAAATATTTATGAGCAGACTATGGATGTAGTAGATAAACTGGAGGTTACTTTAGTGAAAGCAGATCTTGAAGCAGACACATTCTTTCCGAAAATAGATCCGAAAATCTGGAAAAAAACAAACGAAATCTGTCATGATAAAGATGAAAAGAACGGCTATGATTTCTGCTTCCAGACGTTTGAAAAAATTAAAAAAGAAGCATAA
- a CDS encoding LemA family protein — protein MKNKGCLGAGTIGIALLIIVAVLFFWGKSGYNNFVTKEQTVNTKWSNVETVYQKRANLIPNLERTVKSYSKFEQETLTQVVEARSKATSINIDPTNMTEADIAKFQAAQGELSGALSRLMAVVESYPNLKADQQYINFQREYTAIENSIRTETVYYNEAAQDYNTSIKTFPNNILANFTNFKEKPYFKADAGAQKAPEVFK, from the coding sequence ATGAAAAATAAAGGATGTTTGGGCGCCGGAACAATTGGTATTGCCCTACTTATCATTGTTGCTGTTCTATTCTTCTGGGGAAAAAGCGGATATAATAATTTCGTAACCAAAGAACAGACAGTCAACACAAAATGGTCAAACGTAGAGACTGTATATCAGAAAAGAGCGAACCTTATTCCTAACCTGGAAAGAACTGTAAAATCATATTCAAAATTTGAACAGGAAACTTTAACGCAGGTTGTGGAAGCACGTTCTAAAGCTACTTCTATCAACATTGACCCTACAAACATGACTGAGGCTGACATTGCTAAGTTTCAGGCAGCACAGGGTGAACTATCCGGAGCATTGAGCCGATTGATGGCCGTAGTAGAGTCTTATCCTAATTTAAAAGCAGACCAGCAGTATATCAACTTCCAAAGAGAATATACCGCTATTGAAAACAGCATCAGAACAGAAACTGTTTATTACAACGAAGCTGCACAGGATTACAACACCTCTATCAAGACTTTCCCAAATAATATTCTGGCGAATTTCACCAACTTTAAAGAAAAACCTTATTTCAAAGCTGACGCAGGAGCTCAGAAAGCCCCTGAAGTATTCA